One Alligator mississippiensis isolate rAllMis1 chromosome 1, rAllMis1, whole genome shotgun sequence genomic window carries:
- the LOC102567976 gene encoding ecto-ADP-ribosyltransferase 5 isoform X1, whose product MEMRPLALAVTYLWVQTWLSTPQVWCQVPRQLGMAPDSFDDQYIGCTEEMEASVAPRLLQEERARHPLLDGMWTNLSAVWAEKKKGLHLPAGFRDVHGIALLVYTDSVQPLYRDLNTAVREAGVSRDTYLRTFPFKALHYYLSRALQLLREDCGRMYRNQLYRGGGSRRVEVQGKGPVRFGQFTSSSLEASISQGYKSATFFMLRSCFGAHIENFSFLGFEKEVLIPPGEVFAVSNVTRQGNSSVIVLHSTNRTCSHFNCAYLGGEKNHVCVENSAAREGGWHRRAPYRARRTRATVPWASKERRTVFGHGQPVKLIPGEEEMILPTRRPAT is encoded by the exons ATGGAGATGAGGCCCCTGGCCCTCGCCGTGACTTACCTGTGGGTGCAGACCTGGCTGAGCACCCCCCAG gtgTGGTGCCAGGtgcccaggcagctggggatGGCACCCGACTCCTTCGATGACCAGTACATCGGGTGCACGGAGGAAATGGAGGCGTCCGTGGCTCCgcggctgctgcaggaggaaagaGCCAGACATCCGCTGCTGGACGGGATGTGGACGAACCTGTCGGCTGTCTGGGCCGAGAAGAAAAAAGGGCTGCATCTGCCTGCGGGGTTTCGGGACGTGCACGGCATTGCCCTCCTGGTCTACACGGACTCCGTCCAGCCGCTTTACCGGGATCTGAATACAGCGGTGCGAGAGGCGGGGGTGTCCCGAGACACCTACCTGCGCACCTTCCCCTTCAAGGCCCTGCACTATTACCTGAGCagagccttgcagctgctgcgGGAGGACTGCGGGCGCATGTACCGCAACCAGCTCTACCGCGGAGGTGGCTCCCGGCGCGTCGAGGTCCAGGGGAAAGGCCCGGTCCGGTTCGGACAGTTCACCTCCTCGTCCCTGGAGGCCTCCATCTCGCAGGGCTACAAGAGCGCCACGTTCTTCATGCTGCGCTCCTGCTTCGGGGCCCACATCGAGAACTTCTCCTTCTTGGGCTTCGAGAAGGAGGTGCTGATCCCCCCCGGCGAGGTGTTCGCCGTGTCCAACGTCACCCGGCAGGGAAACAGCAGTGTCATTGTGCTGCACAGCACCAACCGCACCTGCAGCCACTTCAACTGCGCCTACCTGGGCG GAGAGAAGAACCACGTCTGTGTGGAGAACTCTG CCGCCCGTGAAGGTGGGTGGCACAGACGGGCACCCTACCGCGCCCGAAGAACCAGAGCCACCGTCCCCTGGGCCTCAAAGGAGCGGAGGACGGTGTTTGGGCATGGCCAGCCAGTGAAGCTCATccctggggaggaagagatgaTTCTCCCCACGCGCAGACCAGCAACGTAA